One Candidatus Poribacteria bacterium genomic window carries:
- a CDS encoding LamG domain-containing protein, whose protein sequence is MLQKVNFVILIFTISLIATNLSAQIVEDGLVGYWSFDANNISGKTVTDGTGNYDGTINGNLKKVTGKIGDALEFDGNEANFVEIDSPEDFDFNSDFTWAAWIKTDNVGPGVIFAKTGGPGTDDKGPKTLWVRNGVLNLDTGWVGNVEDTENIADNKWHHIAVTGAPEDSGVQYFVDGKATGGGNLNLAQFPEEDWENHVFIGLDGRADGEFGVFTGIIDEFSVYDRILEEAEINQNFKSDTGLAVDPNGKLAATWGALKARR, encoded by the coding sequence GTGCTACAGAAAGTTAACTTTGTGATATTAATTTTCACTATTAGTCTAATCGCGACCAACCTATCTGCCCAAATTGTGGAGGATGGATTGGTGGGTTATTGGAGTTTCGATGCAAACAACATTAGCGGAAAGACCGTTACGGATGGGACTGGTAATTACGACGGGACTATCAACGGGAACCTGAAAAAGGTTACTGGTAAAATTGGCGATGCGTTAGAGTTTGATGGAAACGAAGCGAACTTCGTCGAGATTGATAGTCCTGAAGATTTTGATTTCAACAGCGACTTCACGTGGGCAGCATGGATCAAGACAGACAATGTTGGGCCCGGTGTAATTTTCGCGAAAACCGGTGGTCCAGGGACCGATGACAAGGGTCCCAAAACCTTGTGGGTTCGCAACGGGGTCCTTAACTTAGATACCGGTTGGGTGGGCAATGTTGAAGACACCGAAAATATTGCCGATAACAAATGGCACCACATTGCCGTTACGGGTGCACCAGAGGATAGTGGAGTCCAATACTTTGTTGACGGCAAAGCGACAGGTGGTGGTAACCTTAACCTCGCCCAATTCCCTGAAGAGGATTGGGAAAACCATGTTTTCATCGGATTGGATGGAAGAGCCGATGGCGAATTCGGTGTGTTTACCGGTATTATTGACGAATTTAGCGTCTACGACAGAATACTTGAAGAAGCGGAAATCAATCAGAACTTCAAATCTGATACAGGACTCGCTGTAGACCCCAATGGCAAACTCGCCGCAACGTGGGGTGCTCTCAAAGCACGCCGATAA
- a CDS encoding DNA methyltransferase has product MSYVKNRTIFENDNLHVLRGLDTNSIDLIYLDPPFNSNRTFEASIGSEAAGATFKDFWTLEDLDNTSHGELADREPELYHTISAAEFSHGKSMKAYLIMMSIRMLEMFRILKPTGTLYLHCDDNASHYLKIMMDTIFGKDNFRNEIVWQRAITTKGNLKKGLARDSDSILRYSKSNTYVWNVEAVTMPYDMAHLDEKTKRQYYCIEPETGRRFSHTSITAQNYDPDSHLTYEVMGVVRTWRWAEDRMRKEIEAGRIVQTRPGNVPRYKRYLDEQKGKRLNNIWVDIPNLTARSKERIGYPTQKPLALLERIIGVSSHRGDIVLDPFCGCATTCVAAERLQRQWIGIDLSPKSFELVKSRLEQNGIIEPVIHRKDSPKCYKGNQTHKHTLFGIQEGKCNGCQTLFPFHSMIVGNVIAKSKGGTDAPNNLQLLCSTCSSMKRNRMQEQLIQKLQKEGNDQ; this is encoded by the coding sequence ATGTCGTATGTCAAGAACCGAACCATCTTTGAGAACGACAACCTTCATGTACTTCGTGGGCTTGACACAAATTCTATCGACCTGATTTATCTCGATCCACCCTTCAATTCCAACCGAACTTTTGAGGCTTCAATAGGTAGTGAAGCCGCAGGTGCAACGTTCAAAGATTTTTGGACCTTGGAGGATTTAGATAACACATCTCATGGTGAGCTCGCGGACAGGGAACCAGAACTCTATCATACCATCAGTGCTGCCGAGTTCAGTCATGGGAAATCCATGAAGGCTTATCTCATCATGATGAGTATCCGGATGTTGGAAATGTTCCGAATCCTCAAACCCACCGGAACGCTCTACTTGCATTGTGATGACAACGCCAGTCACTACCTCAAAATTATGATGGATACTATCTTTGGGAAGGATAATTTTAGAAATGAGATTGTTTGGCAACGGGCGATAACCACCAAAGGCAATCTCAAAAAGGGGTTGGCACGGGATTCAGATAGTATCCTCCGATATTCAAAAAGCAATACGTATGTTTGGAATGTTGAGGCAGTCACGATGCCTTATGATATGGCGCATTTAGACGAGAAAACGAAACGTCAGTATTATTGTATTGAACCAGAAACCGGACGCCGCTTTTCACATACTTCCATAACTGCGCAGAACTACGATCCCGATTCTCATCTTACGTATGAGGTAATGGGAGTCGTCAGAACATGGCGGTGGGCGGAAGATCGCATGCGGAAGGAGATTGAAGCCGGACGCATCGTTCAAACGCGCCCCGGAAATGTTCCACGCTATAAGCGCTATCTTGATGAACAAAAAGGCAAAAGACTAAACAATATCTGGGTGGATATTCCAAACTTAACTGCCAGAAGTAAAGAACGTATCGGATACCCTACACAGAAACCACTTGCCTTATTAGAACGCATTATTGGCGTGAGTAGTCACCGCGGCGATATAGTGCTTGATCCGTTTTGTGGGTGTGCGACTACATGTGTAGCTGCTGAACGGTTACAACGCCAGTGGATAGGTATAGATTTAAGCCCAAAGTCTTTTGAATTGGTTAAGTCGCGTCTTGAACAGAATGGGATTATTGAGCCGGTCATCCACCGGAAGGACAGCCCCAAGTGTTACAAGGGGAATCAAACCCATAAACACACACTATTCGGGATTCAGGAGGGTAAATGCAACGGGTGTCAAACGTTATTTCCGTTTCATAGTATGATAGTAGGTAATGTTATAGCAAAATCCAAGGGCGGCACCGATGCTCCCAATAATCTTCAGTTGTTATGCAGTACGTGCAGTTCAATGAAGAGAAATCGGATGCAGGAACAATTGATCCAAAAGTTACAAAAGGAAGGAAATGACCAATGA
- a CDS encoding type II toxin-antitoxin system prevent-host-death family antitoxin, whose protein sequence is MRKEISTTELHQKLGELLDGVYRNGDRLIIKRANTPLAAIVPIQAYQEMLQQRAQAFSVLDRIWEKVPGVSEEEAQEDIEQAITEARADH, encoded by the coding sequence ATGAGGAAAGAAATTTCAACGACGGAATTACATCAGAAGCTTGGTGAATTGCTCGATGGGGTTTACCGAAACGGGGATCGGCTGATAATCAAACGCGCCAACACGCCGCTTGCTGCGATTGTTCCAATCCAAGCATATCAAGAAATGCTTCAACAGCGAGCGCAAGCTTTCTCGGTATTGGACAGAATATGGGAAAAAGTGCCAGGCGTGAGTGAAGAAGAAGCACAAGAGGATATTGAACAAGCAATTACCGAGGCACGCGCCGATCACTAA
- a CDS encoding 3-oxoacyl-ACP reductase FabG, with amino-acid sequence MYNLNGKVALVTGAGGKNGIGRAIATRLAKEGADVAVNDITERPYAADQADWQGLPDVVREIEAMGQRAISVVTDVSDAKQVREMVDKTVSHFGKIDILVNNAGTIAGKDRVPVVDLAEEDWDRVQRVNVKGVFLCSQAVARHLITQGTGGKIINMSSVTGKRGSARFAAYSASKFAVIGFTQSLACELAPYQVNVNAICPGLVDTERFGHLASVLMPQNLSADEQLAEYARRSEAAVPIGRLAEAADVAKMAAFLASDEAAYLSGVSITVSGGSVMD; translated from the coding sequence ATGTACAACTTAAATGGAAAAGTCGCTTTAGTAACAGGGGCGGGAGGCAAAAACGGCATCGGGCGTGCAATTGCGACCCGTTTGGCGAAAGAGGGTGCCGATGTCGCTGTCAACGACATTACCGAGCGTCCGTACGCCGCAGATCAAGCGGATTGGCAAGGCTTACCCGATGTTGTTCGTGAAATTGAGGCAATGGGACAACGTGCGATCAGCGTCGTTACAGACGTTTCGGATGCTAAACAGGTCCGCGAGATGGTAGATAAGACCGTCTCGCATTTTGGGAAAATTGATATTCTCGTCAATAATGCTGGCACGATCGCTGGTAAGGATCGCGTGCCTGTCGTAGATCTGGCTGAAGAGGATTGGGACAGGGTACAACGGGTCAACGTAAAAGGTGTGTTTCTCTGTTCACAAGCGGTAGCACGTCATCTCATCACGCAGGGAACGGGAGGCAAAATTATCAATATGTCTTCTGTTACCGGGAAACGGGGATCGGCGCGCTTTGCTGCATACAGTGCCTCGAAATTCGCCGTGATCGGCTTCACACAATCGCTCGCGTGTGAACTTGCACCCTATCAGGTCAACGTGAACGCCATTTGTCCTGGGCTTGTGGACACAGAGCGATTTGGACATCTTGCATCTGTGCTAATGCCTCAGAATCTTTCTGCTGATGAACAACTCGCGGAATACGCACGCCGCTCCGAGGCAGCCGTACCCATCGGGCGACTCGCCGAGGCAGCAGATGTCGCCAAAATGGCTGCTTTCCTCGCCTCAGACGAAGCCGCCTACCTATCAGGGGTTTCCATCACCGTTTCAGGCGGCTCAGTGATGGATTAA
- a CDS encoding acetoacetate decarboxylase family protein — MGYKLDPNAMYRMPIHFGPRTGPRFGPDGRKFECKDNPKSTSVSVSFLTNSEQLEAFLPPGFSLNGEPVVSVSGGYMKEIEWLAGRGYNTLGVSFPAVFEGEVDRATGSLLTVLWENLTDPILTGREELGFSKIYCELPDPLTFNGKTHCTASWLGFKFMDMHVRATEQVPIPTPTSPAQQTSGEQPLTGTLHYKYMPRTGEWGTADLAYAVLTPASTPNRVVQEHWRGEGTVEFHKARWEDLPTQYNIVNAFHELEVKEWRGASIVRTVGGKDLSDQRILR; from the coding sequence ATGGGATATAAGTTAGATCCGAATGCAATGTATCGGATGCCGATACATTTTGGACCGAGGACAGGACCGAGATTTGGACCCGATGGCAGAAAATTTGAGTGTAAAGATAATCCGAAATCAACATCAGTTTCAGTGAGTTTCCTGACAAACAGTGAGCAACTTGAGGCTTTTCTACCGCCAGGCTTCTCGCTTAACGGTGAACCGGTTGTGTCTGTGTCTGGCGGCTATATGAAAGAAATTGAATGGTTAGCAGGACGCGGCTATAATACCCTCGGTGTCAGTTTCCCAGCGGTTTTTGAAGGTGAAGTAGACAGGGCGACTGGATCACTCCTGACGGTGCTGTGGGAAAACCTGACAGATCCGATTTTGACAGGACGCGAGGAATTAGGATTCTCCAAAATCTACTGCGAACTTCCAGATCCGCTAACGTTTAACGGCAAAACACACTGCACTGCCAGTTGGCTCGGTTTTAAGTTCATGGATATGCACGTCCGAGCGACAGAGCAAGTCCCTATACCAACCCCGACTTCACCCGCACAACAGACGAGTGGTGAACAACCACTCACCGGCACGCTCCACTATAAATATATGCCGAGAACCGGTGAATGGGGGACTGCCGACCTTGCTTACGCCGTGCTAACACCTGCAAGCACACCAAATCGGGTCGTGCAGGAGCATTGGCGCGGTGAAGGAACAGTGGAATTCCACAAAGCACGTTGGGAAGACCTGCCGACGCAGTATAACATTGTCAACGCTTTCCATGAGCTGGAAGTCAAGGAGTGGCGTGGCGCATCTATCGTCAGGACCGTCGGTGGAAAGGACCTGAGCGATCAACGCATCTTACGTTAA
- a CDS encoding superoxide dismutase family protein, which yields MNTKYHTYVVLITLMMAACLVTGCEEIPTQMIIVEPVEKVAVAVISEKDGSGLTGEAMFAEMDGTVHVRIEIQNASPGLHAAHLHVGSCADVGPHWHPMGIPAGTVGVPVAEATPNMPPIGIGEIGNIPVGEDSTGVLEFTTPLWSLGGNPSTDILGKLLLIHETGDTFQTNPHTHDTAMGMSTMHGGTHTHNVAQMQTEMVEATHACTLSVLGQQIDLEMEHHLPGRIVGPHSHDPLELLLSCFFTPQQLLDLAFLAVIQLTESPEYQAFLETEPSRLAAYHDFFLSKGAPIDPDFFTNQYRRTFPTGAPETFEPEMRMRLTHLYISSGIDFENSADLAGYNQLLITFLDDRTTAWMLGYFQGDDTAFGEWIVAVLKDVQVRTGGGARIGCGMIVLIE from the coding sequence ATGAACACCAAATACCATACCTATGTAGTGTTAATAACCCTTATGATGGCGGCATGCCTTGTGACCGGATGTGAAGAGATCCCGACACAGATGATTATTGTGGAACCTGTCGAAAAAGTCGCAGTTGCCGTTATCTCTGAAAAAGACGGGAGCGGTCTGACTGGCGAAGCCATGTTCGCGGAAATGGATGGGACGGTTCACGTCAGGATTGAAATTCAGAATGCATCCCCAGGTTTGCACGCGGCGCATCTCCATGTCGGCAGCTGCGCCGATGTGGGACCGCATTGGCATCCTATGGGGATTCCTGCAGGCACAGTCGGTGTTCCTGTCGCCGAAGCGACACCCAATATGCCACCCATTGGTATCGGTGAAATCGGCAATATTCCAGTCGGCGAGGACAGTACAGGGGTTTTAGAATTTACAACACCGCTCTGGTCTCTTGGCGGTAACCCAAGTACTGACATCCTCGGTAAACTGTTACTTATCCACGAAACAGGTGATACGTTCCAAACCAATCCACATACACACGATACAGCGATGGGGATGTCGACTATGCATGGAGGCACACATACCCATAACGTTGCACAGATGCAGACAGAGATGGTAGAAGCCACCCATGCTTGTACACTGTCAGTGCTCGGTCAGCAGATCGACTTGGAAATGGAACATCATCTTCCCGGTCGAATAGTGGGTCCACATAGCCATGATCCACTGGAGCTGCTGCTGAGTTGTTTCTTTACGCCTCAGCAATTGTTGGATCTTGCTTTTTTGGCTGTGATTCAGCTTACAGAATCGCCCGAATACCAAGCGTTTTTGGAAACCGAACCCAGTCGTTTAGCTGCCTACCACGACTTTTTTCTCTCTAAAGGTGCACCCATAGATCCCGATTTCTTTACAAACCAGTATCGACGTACCTTTCCCACTGGAGCACCCGAAACATTTGAGCCGGAGATGCGGATGCGGTTAACACATCTCTACATTTCATCGGGCATAGATTTTGAAAACTCTGCTGACTTAGCAGGCTATAATCAACTTCTCATCACATTTCTTGATGATCGGACGACTGCGTGGATGTTAGGCTATTTCCAAGGGGACGATACAGCCTTCGGCGAATGGATTGTTGCGGTGCTTAAAGATGTACAGGTAAGAACAGGCGGCGGTGCTCGCATCGGTTGCGGTATGATTGTCCTAATAGAATGA
- a CDS encoding L-rhamnonate dehydratase (catalyzes the formation of 2-keto-3-deoxy-L-rhamnonate from L-rhamnonate) encodes MKIKDIQTVRINVPPRDIKRTEPRREVWSSHAEVANPMSRYPQYKRYRSSWMPKKWDTVYVKVTAEDGTWGIGETSFGTPVAAIIDEHFAPMLIGENCFAVEKIWDMMFRMSKPYGSQGLTSCAMSGVDIALWDLNGKIKNQPVYELLGGPLREKMFAYATGNDTDWQLELGFKAVKLACPYGPVDGEWGLKENEKLVEKTREMVGDDVEIMLDCYMAFDVDYTIRLAHRLRPYRLKWIEEFLIPEDIDGLMKVKEAVDWVSLASGEHHYTRFPFQQIIERRCLDILQPDTFWVGGITECVKICHLADAAGLTVIFHGGGLRQSGLHLSAAMPNTPWVEYYLGVPPGVPLEETILFEGESLPTDSYISPNDGPGLGLHIEEEWLTPRNPL; translated from the coding sequence ATGAAAATCAAAGACATACAGACCGTCCGAATCAACGTGCCGCCGCGAGACATCAAACGCACAGAACCCCGCCGCGAAGTGTGGAGTTCCCACGCCGAGGTCGCAAATCCGATGTCGCGCTATCCACAATACAAACGCTACCGTTCCAGTTGGATGCCGAAGAAGTGGGATACCGTTTACGTCAAAGTTACCGCAGAAGACGGCACTTGGGGAATAGGAGAAACCTCTTTCGGCACGCCAGTCGCTGCAATCATTGATGAACACTTTGCACCAATGCTAATTGGTGAAAATTGCTTTGCCGTTGAGAAGATTTGGGATATGATGTTCCGTATGTCTAAACCCTACGGCTCACAGGGATTAACGAGTTGTGCGATGAGCGGGGTTGACATCGCTTTGTGGGATCTGAACGGCAAAATCAAGAACCAACCCGTCTATGAACTACTCGGTGGACCCCTACGTGAGAAGATGTTCGCTTACGCCACTGGCAACGATACCGATTGGCAGTTGGAACTCGGATTCAAGGCGGTGAAGTTGGCGTGTCCCTATGGACCAGTAGATGGCGAATGGGGATTAAAGGAGAACGAAAAACTGGTCGAGAAAACCAGAGAAATGGTCGGCGACGACGTTGAAATTATGCTCGATTGCTACATGGCTTTTGATGTCGATTATACGATCCGTTTGGCACACCGCCTCCGTCCGTATCGCCTTAAATGGATTGAGGAGTTCCTCATCCCGGAAGACATTGACGGTTTGATGAAAGTTAAAGAGGCTGTCGATTGGGTGAGTTTAGCGAGCGGCGAACATCACTACACCCGCTTCCCGTTTCAGCAGATTATTGAAAGGCGATGCTTGGATATTCTACAACCGGACACCTTCTGGGTAGGGGGCATCACCGAGTGTGTCAAAATCTGCCATCTCGCAGATGCCGCCGGACTCACCGTTATTTTTCACGGGGGTGGGCTTCGGCAATCCGGACTCCATCTCTCCGCTGCCATGCCCAATACGCCTTGGGTTGAATATTACCTTGGGGTCCCGCCCGGTGTGCCGTTAGAGGAGACGATACTGTTTGAGGGTGAATCTCTCCCAACAGATAGCTACATCTCTCCGAATGACGGTCCCGGGCTCGGTTTACACATTGAAGAGGAATGGCTAACGCCAAGGAATCCGCTATAA
- a CDS encoding SurA N-terminal domain-containing protein → MGRYISFLLLLCVSTNAYAQTLIDSIIAVVNTDAITRSELENEFRIAALMQIRTDAAPTTAERRAVLDTIVTRKFVLQEAERRGIVITQRDARVAEKIAEIRAGYAFDGDLQSVLQQYQLEEETVKTRVYEQLIYDEFFRRIFFNDVNTEEVAKLAKSYYDANSTKFIVPPTVTFNSLFIIMPKDKSATEKQAAEHLVQQLSEHLQQGETFKAVYEAYKTRLALWIEELTREVDTPVGTIVTELQISERSAPLPVSEGYQIVERVRNNPARQKPYSEVSEEISERIRRDLAESEFEAWLTERKEEETWHILDDELVQADGETRQTDVE, encoded by the coding sequence ATGGGACGTTATATCTCCTTTCTACTGCTACTTTGTGTAAGTACTAACGCTTATGCGCAAACGTTAATTGATTCTATCATTGCGGTTGTTAATACAGATGCTATCACACGCAGCGAACTTGAAAATGAATTTCGTATTGCTGCGCTCATGCAGATACGCACTGATGCAGCACCGACTACCGCCGAGCGGCGCGCTGTCCTTGATACTATTGTAACCCGCAAATTCGTCTTACAAGAGGCTGAACGGCGCGGCATCGTTATAACCCAGCGCGACGCACGAGTAGCGGAAAAAATAGCCGAAATCCGTGCCGGATATGCTTTTGACGGGGATCTTCAGAGCGTTTTACAGCAGTACCAGTTAGAAGAGGAGACGGTGAAAACGCGTGTCTATGAGCAGCTAATTTATGATGAATTCTTTCGCCGGATATTTTTCAATGATGTTAACACTGAGGAGGTCGCGAAGTTAGCCAAGTCTTACTATGATGCGAATAGCACTAAATTTATTGTACCGCCTACCGTCACCTTTAACTCGCTATTTATTATCATGCCGAAGGATAAGTCCGCAACAGAAAAGCAGGCTGCCGAACATTTAGTGCAACAACTCAGCGAGCATTTGCAACAGGGTGAAACATTTAAGGCTGTCTATGAAGCTTATAAAACACGTCTGGCACTCTGGATTGAGGAGTTGACACGTGAGGTAGACACCCCAGTGGGCACTATTGTGACAGAATTGCAAATTTCTGAGCGGAGTGCCCCGCTCCCCGTTTCAGAGGGATACCAGATCGTTGAACGCGTTCGGAATAACCCGGCACGCCAAAAACCTTATTCGGAGGTCAGTGAGGAGATTTCAGAACGGATTCGTCGGGATTTAGCAGAAAGCGAGTTCGAGGCGTGGTTAACGGAACGGAAAGAGGAGGAGACGTGGCATATTTTGGATGATGAACTTGTACAGGCAGACGGTGAGACGAGGCAAACAGATGTCGAATAA
- a CDS encoding tetratricopeptide repeat protein yields MSNNPRLKQTRDGIAQKPISIQWWRYFAVGMLLFVFAGSGSADDIADYPKTFQKQLKDAQRAFQAEQWHEARRLYRALAKEAPEFPIVYIGEGDAAAKLKDYPAAITAFQHALRFLSAQPQGDIARVRLEIMVQAKLAAAYHRNKQLDEADTWFQKAIKGAGEDAPVAWYVALGQIETERGNLEQARRYYIVAVQLHPDTTAAYNNLGHVLLKLNRIDEADAVFREALTQDETLASAAFGRGEVGARRGKLAVAQHFYERAVQHAPDEPVFHKVLADVLRDMGNNEASEAELTRYRRTLTERYRRQAHWFIENGQPQRALMPLKKALETDEAFIPALKDYAYVQMQLGELGDAKQSYQRVLTIEPTSRQALLHLGMIEAKLGNQATAASHYLTLIEYKPDFMDAYVQLANLHERSGDLKAAAQALTMGIRHEPTWAPGYLWRGKIYQKQHRSNMAEADFRQSIQLAPDVPFPKEALASLLARENRKLTEALTLATAAVASEGQPAHRATLAFVYYRLNRIPDARREIGTAFTQAPNHPYVLRIRSEILKTDP; encoded by the coding sequence ATGTCGAATAATCCGCGCTTAAAGCAGACAAGGGATGGAATCGCTCAGAAGCCTATATCTATACAGTGGTGGAGGTATTTTGCCGTTGGAATGCTGCTGTTTGTGTTTGCTGGATCAGGATCGGCGGACGATATAGCAGATTATCCTAAAACGTTCCAGAAGCAGTTGAAGGACGCACAGCGTGCGTTTCAAGCGGAGCAGTGGCATGAAGCACGCCGTTTATACCGAGCTCTTGCCAAAGAGGCTCCTGAATTCCCAATTGTTTACATCGGTGAAGGGGATGCCGCCGCAAAACTGAAAGATTATCCCGCCGCTATTACTGCTTTTCAGCATGCTTTGCGATTCCTCTCCGCGCAACCGCAAGGTGATATTGCAAGGGTTCGCTTAGAAATTATGGTCCAAGCCAAACTCGCTGCTGCGTATCACCGCAACAAGCAGCTTGACGAAGCCGATACGTGGTTCCAAAAAGCCATCAAGGGTGCTGGTGAGGATGCCCCAGTAGCATGGTATGTCGCTTTGGGACAGATTGAAACGGAGCGTGGGAACTTGGAGCAGGCACGCCGCTACTATATTGTCGCTGTGCAGCTGCACCCGGATACAACTGCTGCCTATAATAATCTCGGACATGTTCTGCTCAAGCTCAATCGCATTGACGAAGCCGATGCTGTCTTTCGGGAAGCACTCACCCAAGATGAGACGCTTGCCAGTGCCGCCTTCGGACGCGGTGAAGTCGGGGCAAGACGAGGCAAACTCGCCGTCGCGCAACATTTTTATGAACGTGCTGTCCAACATGCGCCTGACGAACCAGTATTCCATAAAGTACTTGCAGATGTCCTCCGTGATATGGGTAACAACGAGGCATCTGAGGCTGAATTGACACGTTACCGCCGAACCTTGACGGAACGCTACCGTCGTCAAGCGCATTGGTTCATTGAGAATGGACAGCCACAACGTGCCTTAATGCCCTTGAAGAAAGCACTTGAAACCGATGAGGCATTTATACCAGCCTTGAAAGATTATGCCTACGTTCAGATGCAGCTCGGCGAATTAGGGGATGCTAAGCAATCGTATCAACGTGTGCTCACCATAGAGCCTACTTCGCGTCAGGCACTTTTACATCTCGGTATGATAGAAGCCAAACTTGGGAATCAAGCAACAGCTGCATCACACTATCTCACGCTCATCGAATATAAACCGGATTTTATGGATGCCTACGTGCAACTCGCAAATCTGCACGAGCGTTCAGGAGATTTGAAGGCTGCGGCGCAGGCATTGACAATGGGCATCCGACACGAACCGACATGGGCACCCGGATATTTGTGGCGTGGGAAGATTTATCAGAAACAGCACAGGTCCAACATGGCAGAAGCCGATTTCCGACAATCGATTCAACTCGCGCCAGATGTTCCATTTCCGAAAGAGGCATTGGCATCTCTGCTTGCAAGGGAAAACAGGAAGCTCACTGAAGCACTTACCCTCGCCACCGCTGCTGTTGCGAGTGAGGGGCAACCTGCACACCGTGCCACGCTTGCCTTCGTCTATTACCGGCTCAACCGTATTCCCGATGCGCGACGTGAAATTGGAACTGCCTTTACCCAAGCCCCTAATCATCCTTATGTTCTAAGGATTCGTTCAGAGATCCTAAAAACCGATCCATAG
- a CDS encoding cytochrome P460 family protein — protein sequence MYMSWASVELPAPTMTVAEAAAAMDFAGTGAAHNPGSDIFTPRTFYINDIGAVANKAGTPYPAGTMIFKEIMDETNTFVDKLAMMMKSDDPMYANHNGWVYRKYARSSADAEYMQVRGSNLADAGNGCHGCHAKADNDSVFVSLLMDIDDIVDDMTAGDDTTIDTTTDMATDTPMDLTTDTPMDMMMKMMMDMEMHKSWDSVTLPVPVGTGAAHGTGARTVYFNEAGATANMAGTAYPAGTMIVKEIMDATNTFVETVAKMVKTDSADPMSAMYKDHGYWMYVQVKLDAMSNVIEGETRGDVPGGSSAGCHGCHSTAANDKVFVPLSMADAAGDGATQ from the coding sequence ATGTACATGTCGTGGGCGAGCGTTGAACTTCCAGCACCGACGATGACCGTGGCAGAAGCTGCTGCAGCCATGGATTTCGCGGGAACCGGGGCAGCCCACAATCCAGGCAGCGATATTTTTACGCCACGTACCTTCTATATCAACGATATTGGTGCCGTGGCGAACAAGGCAGGAACACCATATCCCGCTGGGACCATGATTTTCAAAGAAATTATGGATGAGACCAACACGTTTGTCGATAAACTCGCCATGATGATGAAAAGCGACGACCCAATGTATGCTAACCACAATGGGTGGGTCTACAGAAAGTATGCTCGTTCCAGTGCGGATGCTGAGTATATGCAGGTCAGAGGCTCTAATCTGGCAGATGCAGGTAACGGCTGCCACGGCTGCCACGCCAAAGCCGATAACGACAGTGTCTTTGTCTCACTCCTGATGGACATAGATGATATAGTAGATGATATGACGGCTGGTGATGACACGACTATCGACACGACCACGGACATGGCTACGGATACACCTATGGACCTGACTACGGACACACCTATGGACATGATGATGAAAATGATGATGGACATGGAAATGCACAAGTCGTGGGACAGTGTTACGCTTCCAGTACCAGTGGGTACCGGAGCAGCTCACGGTACGGGAGCTCGTACTGTATACTTCAATGAAGCTGGGGCTACGGCAAACATGGCAGGGACAGCTTATCCTGCAGGAACCATGATTGTCAAAGAGATCATGGATGCTACCAATACATTTGTCGAGACGGTTGCAAAGATGGTAAAAACCGACTCAGCAGACCCAATGTCCGCAATGTACAAAGATCACGGCTATTGGATGTACGTCCAAGTTAAACTCGATGCAATGTCAAATGTCATAGAAGGTGAAACAAGGGGCGATGTTCCTGGTGGCAGCAGTGCTGGTTGTCATGGATGCCACTCAACAGCCGCTAATGACAAAGTCTTCGTACCGCTCTCCATGGCCGATGCTGCTGGCGACGGTGCCACCCAATAG